The proteins below are encoded in one region of Sminthopsis crassicaudata isolate SCR6 chromosome 1, ASM4859323v1, whole genome shotgun sequence:
- the ANKRA2 gene encoding ankyrin repeat family A protein 2 isoform X3: MKRIVKIFRIKLTPTSRWHLSYLKVEIYAECNIHTSPSPGIQVRHVYTPSTTKHFSPIKQSTTLTNKHRGNEVSTTPLLVNSLSVHQLAAQGEMLYLATRIEQENVINHTDEEGFTPLMWAAAHGQIAVVEFLLQNGADPQILGKGRESALSLACSKGYTDIVKMLLDCGVDVNEYDWNGGTPLLYAVHGNHVKCVKILLENGADPTIETDSGYNSMDLSVALGYRGGKYFSISSYLPKPYKLFTKNHSTSMEYILYSRRFCQKHPSSGINS, encoded by the exons ATGAAGAGGATAGTAAAAATATTCAGGATCAAGTTAACTCCGACCTCGAGGTGGCATCTGTCCTATTTAAAGGTTGAAATTTATG CTGAATGCAATATCCATACATCCCCTTCTCCTGGGATTCAAGTAAGACATGTCTACACTCCTTCAACAACTAAACATTTTTCACCCATAAAACAGTCAACTACTTTAACAAACAAACATAGAGGAAATGAGGTATCGACAACACCTCTGTTGGTGAATT CCTTATCTGTTCACCAATTGGCTGCTCAGGGAGAAATGCTCTATTTGGCCACTCGTATTGAACAAG aaAATGTAATCAACCATACAGATGAAGAAGGATTTACTCCTCTAATGTGGGCTGCTGCTCATGGGCAAATAGCAGTAGTAGAGTTTTTGCTTCAGAAC ggtGCAGATCCACAGATTTTGGGGAAAGGACGAGAAAGTGCCCTGTCATTGGCTTGTAGTAAAGGATACACAGACATTGTCAAAATGCTGCTAGATTGTGGAGTAGATGTTAATGAATATGATTGG aatggGGGAACACCTTTACTTTATGCTGTGCATGGAAATCATGTGAAATGTGTAAAAATTCTACTAG AAAATGGAGCAGACCCAACTATTGAAACAGATTCTGGATATAATTCTATGGATTTATCTGTAGCTTTGGGCTATAGAGGTGGTAAGTATTTTAGCATTTCATCCTATTTACCTAAACCTTACAAACTTTTCACTAAAAATCATTCCACCAGTATGGAATACATCCTGTATTCTAGAAGATTTTGTCAAAAACACCCTTCTTCTGGCATAAACTCTTGA
- the ANKRA2 gene encoding ankyrin repeat family A protein 2 isoform X1, giving the protein MASSANLDVGAQLIVEEYSNSYSLTDMTDVKAEHPLDSNPEEGPAQSVAMGMKFILPNRFDMNVCSRFVKSLNEEDSKNIQDQVNSDLEVASVLFKAECNIHTSPSPGIQVRHVYTPSTTKHFSPIKQSTTLTNKHRGNEVSTTPLLVNSLSVHQLAAQGEMLYLATRIEQENVINHTDEEGFTPLMWAAAHGQIAVVEFLLQNGADPQILGKGRESALSLACSKGYTDIVKMLLDCGVDVNEYDWNGGTPLLYAVHGNHVKCVKILLENGADPTIETDSGYNSMDLSVALGYRGGKYFSISSYLPKPYKLFTKNHSTSMEYILYSRRFCQKHPSSGINS; this is encoded by the exons atggCCTCATCAGCAAATCTGGATGTGGGAGCCCAACTGATTGTGGAAGAATACAGCAACAGCTATAGTTTAACTGATATGACAGATGTTAAAGCGGAGCACCcattggattcaaatcctgaagAAGGCCCAGCCCAGAGTGTTGCAATGGGGATGAAATTTATTTTGCCTAATAGATTTGATATGAACGTGTGCTCTAGATTTGTAAAATCCTTAAATGAAGAGGATAGTAAAAATATTCAGGATCAAGTTAACTCCGACCTCGAGGTGGCATCTGTCCTATTTAAAG CTGAATGCAATATCCATACATCCCCTTCTCCTGGGATTCAAGTAAGACATGTCTACACTCCTTCAACAACTAAACATTTTTCACCCATAAAACAGTCAACTACTTTAACAAACAAACATAGAGGAAATGAGGTATCGACAACACCTCTGTTGGTGAATT CCTTATCTGTTCACCAATTGGCTGCTCAGGGAGAAATGCTCTATTTGGCCACTCGTATTGAACAAG aaAATGTAATCAACCATACAGATGAAGAAGGATTTACTCCTCTAATGTGGGCTGCTGCTCATGGGCAAATAGCAGTAGTAGAGTTTTTGCTTCAGAAC ggtGCAGATCCACAGATTTTGGGGAAAGGACGAGAAAGTGCCCTGTCATTGGCTTGTAGTAAAGGATACACAGACATTGTCAAAATGCTGCTAGATTGTGGAGTAGATGTTAATGAATATGATTGG aatggGGGAACACCTTTACTTTATGCTGTGCATGGAAATCATGTGAAATGTGTAAAAATTCTACTAG AAAATGGAGCAGACCCAACTATTGAAACAGATTCTGGATATAATTCTATGGATTTATCTGTAGCTTTGGGCTATAGAGGTGGTAAGTATTTTAGCATTTCATCCTATTTACCTAAACCTTACAAACTTTTCACTAAAAATCATTCCACCAGTATGGAATACATCCTGTATTCTAGAAGATTTTGTCAAAAACACCCTTCTTCTGGCATAAACTCTTGA
- the ANKRA2 gene encoding ankyrin repeat family A protein 2 isoform X2 translates to MASSANLDVGAQLIVEEYSNSYSLTDMTDVKAEHPLDSNPEEGPAQSVAMGMKFILPNRFDMNVCSRFVKSLNEEDSKNIQDQVNSDLEVASVLFKAECNIHTSPSPGIQVRHVYTPSTTKHFSPIKQSTTLTNKHRGNEVSTTPLLVNSLSVHQLAAQGEMLYLATRIEQENVINHTDEEGFTPLMWAAAHGQIAVVEFLLQNGADPQILGKGRESALSLACSKGYTDIVKMLLDCGVDVNEYDWNGGTPLLYAVHGNHVKCVKILLENGADPTIETDSGYNSMDLSVALGYRGVQQVIEAHLLRLLQNIKE, encoded by the exons atggCCTCATCAGCAAATCTGGATGTGGGAGCCCAACTGATTGTGGAAGAATACAGCAACAGCTATAGTTTAACTGATATGACAGATGTTAAAGCGGAGCACCcattggattcaaatcctgaagAAGGCCCAGCCCAGAGTGTTGCAATGGGGATGAAATTTATTTTGCCTAATAGATTTGATATGAACGTGTGCTCTAGATTTGTAAAATCCTTAAATGAAGAGGATAGTAAAAATATTCAGGATCAAGTTAACTCCGACCTCGAGGTGGCATCTGTCCTATTTAAAG CTGAATGCAATATCCATACATCCCCTTCTCCTGGGATTCAAGTAAGACATGTCTACACTCCTTCAACAACTAAACATTTTTCACCCATAAAACAGTCAACTACTTTAACAAACAAACATAGAGGAAATGAGGTATCGACAACACCTCTGTTGGTGAATT CCTTATCTGTTCACCAATTGGCTGCTCAGGGAGAAATGCTCTATTTGGCCACTCGTATTGAACAAG aaAATGTAATCAACCATACAGATGAAGAAGGATTTACTCCTCTAATGTGGGCTGCTGCTCATGGGCAAATAGCAGTAGTAGAGTTTTTGCTTCAGAAC ggtGCAGATCCACAGATTTTGGGGAAAGGACGAGAAAGTGCCCTGTCATTGGCTTGTAGTAAAGGATACACAGACATTGTCAAAATGCTGCTAGATTGTGGAGTAGATGTTAATGAATATGATTGG aatggGGGAACACCTTTACTTTATGCTGTGCATGGAAATCATGTGAAATGTGTAAAAATTCTACTAG AAAATGGAGCAGACCCAACTATTGAAACAGATTCTGGATATAATTCTATGGATTTATCTGTAGCTTTGGGCTATAGAGGTG TTCAACAGGTTATTGAGGCACATTTGTTGAGGCTGCTACAAAATATCAAGGAATAG